The DNA window GAGGAGCAACATATTCTTTCACGGTTTTACCCTCTTTTCTTTCCTTGTCAAAGGCTTCGTCGAGGTTATTGCCTATTTTAAGGAGCTTCTTCTTGTCTTGGAAAGTTTTGATGGCGAACCCAATAGAATATTGGTCATTAACCTTTTCCAGAATCATGTCGATTTGTCTTTGTTCGCTAGGTAAAGAATCAATCTCTTCAGAAACAGCTTTCCACCTTTCAATGAAGACTGTGAATTTCTCGTTTTCACCTTGTTTCACGTTCTTGAGCTTCTTCTCCAGCCATTCTAAGTTGA is part of the Impatiens glandulifera chromosome 1, dImpGla2.1, whole genome shotgun sequence genome and encodes:
- the LOC124932865 gene encoding uncharacterized protein LOC124932865 yields the protein MIPFGIKLPSLSKYVGKTDPTVFFQIYTMAMTPLYLREPIVLHLFLQYLDSVALHWYHQKNIVYHQTIDELASAFIEHFNIHLNLEWLEKKLKNVKQGENEKFTVFIERWKAVSEEIDSLPSEQRQIDMILEKVNDQYSIGFAIKTFQDKKKLLKIGNNLDEAFDKERKEGKTVKEYVAPPRP